Sequence from the Parus major isolate Abel chromosome 1, Parus_major1.1, whole genome shotgun sequence genome:
gatttatttttaaaatacaaaatagctGAATATTTAACCATTGATCCATGATATTAGCTGTTTTTATTAAGAAACATGAAATGATCTCTCTCTGTTCTCATGGTCAAGATTCTGGAAAAGCTCTGAAAGTAAGGCAACACCTTGTTTTCTGTATGCATGCAGCATGACTTCCACAATCCTGGGGGGAATTTTAAATAAGGTGAGCACTGAAATCTTCAGTGCTAGTATGCAGTTTTCAGGATGACACGGAATTTTGATGTATCTTCAAGTGATAACATGCAGAACACTTAGTGTTTCCCTAGGTGTGACATttgagtaggaaaaaaaaattgacctTTGCTGTTAATTTCTTTACAGTGAAAAACTGGCCACCTCTTTTGATTAGAATCGCAGaaccatttaggttggaaaCTTGCTGTTCAAGGACATCAAGTACAACCATTAGCTCTAACCATTAACTCCAACATTGCCAAGTCCACCTCTAAAGCATGCCCCCAGATGCTATGACTgtacatcttttaaatacctccagggacagcaactccaccatttccctgggcagccagttccagtgcttgacagtcttttgtgaagaaatttttcttagtATTCAATATAAACCTGTTCAGTTGCATCTTGAGGCTATTTCCCCtttcctgtcacttgttactgCTGTTTTAGAGTTGACTGGAGAGATTTGGAACTCTAATAATTtagaggaaatggaaatggacaTTTCAATAACTTTGTTATCAATAAAACttgtttgttgctgttttagatggggaagtcacccaataatttttatttaccCCAAATCTTCCATGGTATCGACAGCAGAataaagacagtaaaaaaattttaataacattGCAATTTACAAATAGCTTACAATTTCAAGAGGATTtattaacttaaaaatattctatacGTGAAGATGATTAATCTTGAGAGTTGCAAATTTCTGAATAACAATATTAACTGAAAGCAACTTTACATTAAGAGTGTTTCATTCTGTTAAATCAGAGGAAAGCAAACtagttgctttattttttcctgtcattcaAAGCTGTACCCATTGCTATCAATACAAAACCAAAGATTTCTTCAGCAGGTAGCATGTTTATAGCAAAATTATGTAAGGGTTTAGCTGTGTGTCCGGTTTCAAAGATGTTACTCCTACTGATGTCAATGAAGGATGTGCCCAAGACTTTGCTGGCAGAATTGAGCCTTACATGCTCAGCATTTCTCCATATAAAGTTGCTGCAAACCAACATGTTTTATGCATCATGCTGGATGCATTGGCTGATCAGTTTCTGTGTGACAGAGACATATGAAAGAGATaagctgttttttctggtttgtgtgtAGACAGCAAGATGAAATGTAAAGTTTTTCTGACACAGCTCTTCatttagtaatttattttcttttaaagattcttaaacattttaagaaaatgctcTTAGGTTTGTATTTGTACTAAGGCTCATAAAGAAGATGGGTAAGATTCAAGTTTGAtaacactgtttttttctccctcttttgcTAGTATTCATCACTCTGCCTCTCTCCCTTGAACTTCAAGTTATAATTTCTCATTAAACCTCTTGCACTATAGTCTTAGTCATGACTAGGTCCTGAACTCTCAGTGCAGCTTATCCTTTCCCCAGACCTTCTAGTTACAATTTGTGATCTCTTTCAGCATGTAAAGGTGCCCAGAGACAGCCACTGCTCAGGCAGGGGAACTTAGAGAGGAGGACAGAGAGGCAAAACTCACATCAGAGGGACTGGAAGGGGGCTCTGAGGACCTAAATTTGTCAAAAATGATGGCCAGgtggggaggatggggaggcaTGGAAAATCTAGGgatagaaggaagaaaatatcaaaGCAAGCTTCATTGGTTGTTGATTCCTACCACTGATATTTGCTTAAAAGAAACAGTGAATCCTATCAGCCATCCTATTCGTAACTGTGTAAtaaaggtttgtttttaatgaatggGTTGCCCCCAGCATAATCTGACTTTCAATGCAAAAAGATGTAAATGTTTTTGGGATATGAATTGTGTCTAGATTTTTGGCcatgacatttaaaatttgtggaaaatttttttaattcagtttttcttcttttttttcttcttttttttttctttcaaattttgtCATGCATTTCAATAGGGAACTTTTTTCTATGGTTTGTGGGTGAATCCCAATACATAACTGGAAAGCAATTTCAAGTAGTAAACATTTTCTATTCTGGGACATTTAAAACTGACAATTTGTTGTAACTACTCACAGCTGTAAGTATAGGCTGAATTGAAGTCTGAGTTCAATACTGACAGTCATGAATAAAGAATTTGATAAGGAACATGTTAAAGAATTTGATGGTGTTCTCCAAGTTTTTGTAGAATTTGGGGATGGTTCAAGCAGGTGACTTGATTTCAGAGCATGGAGACAGCTCTGTAATAGAAGAATGGCTGTGTGATCCAGTAGACGAGATCTTTAATTAGCAGTTTGGGAAGCCAGAGTTTTTTTATAAGATCTGCTGATACTTTGCTACATAACCTGGGATAAACTGCTTATCTCTTATTCCTCCTGTTTTCCCATGGAAAGGTATTAGTATTCACTAAATGTCAggtaaatgaaaatgttgtatgagataaaaatgtttccttcatgATGTACTTTGAAAACTGGGATTGAAAAAGTGCTATGTGAGATTACAGTAATGTGGGCTGTATATGAACAACAATATAGCTAGGTTTTCATGTACAAAAGTAAAAAGTAGGAATCTATTATgagcacatttctttctttttttggtgaaataaCCATTCAATGAGCAAGAGAGAAAAGCCATTCTCTTGATCTGAGAGGATATGATCTTTAATTAAACATCAAATAATCGTGCAATGTCTTTCTGTTGCTTCTAATGCTAATAGCAAAAAAGCAATGAAGTGTTGCTAAAGCAGAGTGATGGgaatgctttcaaaaatacatgAAGCAAATAGGTTTATCAATGATTTAGCTCCCTTTCAGATAAAGCTAGAAAAAGGGGGTTAATACTAAAGTAAAGAAATGAGTACATTTTAGGAGTTGAACACTATATCAcaaattttttgtgttttagctAGAAGAACAACACCCCTTTtggaatatattaaaaatagaaaattagaaaagcaGGTACGTTCAGACTTTTGCCTGAAGTTCCACATTTATGTTTCATATGGTTTTCTGTTGGACAATTTACAATTAATCATTATTGAACTCTTCAGAGAATACgagaagagaaaagagaagaacgAAGGCGGAGAGAATTGGAGAAGAAACGTTTGcgggaggaagagaaaaggaagcgcagagaagaggaaagacgtaaaagaaaagaagtggagaagcaaaagaagatttctgaaaaagaaataaggatCAAGGTAACTGagatcaatgaaaaaaaaaatcattcttttgAAGTTATCCAGAAGTTCTTTGGTATCTCAATATTTATTTAGTGTACAGCAACACAGTGTGGAGACACTAAACCAGTTTTGACTGGAAGGGAGAGCTGTGTAGGGCTTTGACCAAGTGTTGTTTGAAAGTGTGACTGATGGCCTTACCTTACTGTGATGTCCTGGTACAATTACACCAAGGAGTCAGCATACAACTCTGCTGCATTCCATGCTAGCATTATCTGACAGAACCAAATTGTTCTGTGCCAGCCTGTTGGAAGATTATTGTGGGTTTGATCCCCATATGGtccattcacttaagagctggacttaATGATCCTTAATGGGTCTCTTCTAACTcagaacattctgtgattctgtgtttctgtgaaacaCTTTCTATAATGCAAATCTTCATTTGGCCATTGTGCAGAGatacatatttacatttatGCTCAGAACTGATGTATTTTAATTCATGCTTTATCCAAGTTATAGCAAAGTCTTGCTAATTTCAGGTTGCACTGCTTTTCAACAATCTGAACGGATTTTAATGACATCACTTAGGAGGGTGTATCTTGTGCTATGAAGTCAGACCATATAAAACCATCTTATGACATAGATAAAACTGTTCATCTAAACAAAATTTCCTGTTACTGGAAAGGCTTTATAGGCTGTTTTGAAGAGGAAATTTGGTATAAGAATCTGTAGCATAAAGCAAGAAACACAAACTTGACTCAGATTTAGTGGTGGTGAGAAGTCACAGAATTGTGGACATCATTCCTTGTTTCTTCTTGAAAAATAGTTTCCTTCACCTAGAAGTATAAAAATAGTAAATTCTAAAGCTGAATTGCATGTTTTTTATATTTgggcataaaaaaataatctagaaGTTCATCAGAGAAGGGACTTAATCTTTAAAACATAATACCTAAAATTGCTTGCCCAAAAAGCCCTAGTATTTACGACATATCTGTGGTGATATGACCCTAAAAGctatttctgtctctgaaagaaaaggaaaatactacATGAGAGAAACATTACAGAAGTTTTAAATATTGGAAAAGAATAACCTGTGctcatttcagaaatgaaatgcTGGAATGGAGACTGAGATGTTCTTCCTAGAATTCATATGTTAGGGTAATAATTTGAGACAATTGGTCCTTTTATGAAGATTATGCCTGTAATACTATACACTGCTGAAACCCTGTGTAGGTTGCTATGAAAGGAACAGACTTCTTGAAAATTCTGATCTTCAAGGTGAAAATGTAATGACTTCTCTTCTGCTAGTACCACATTTTTCCTCATCTGTATTTGTGTCAGGATTTACTAAGCACCTACTTCTACATGCCTGTCTATCCTAAGTGATTCATGTGACAcccattttatatataatatttcaaGGAGTAAAGTATTAATCCTGCTTTCTTTGTAGTATTGTAGCGGTTCTGCTTATTTTATGGGCAATGACATTGAGCTCTGTTACATGATTTCTAAGAAACCATAGACCATAATAATgtctttatatttaaaactcaGGAGAGAAGAGTAGGTAAGTGCTTGCAGAAAAATAGGTAAGTGCTTTCTCCAGTATTCTCAGCATATTTGAAAGTGTGCAGTTGAATGCCTGTTAATGACTGTCACTCCTTAGCAAATGTAAACTGcccttttaaaattactttgaatttcATACTTTGTAAAATACATTCCCTAGCATGTAAATAAAGTATCTCCAAGCTTAGCAGGTTACTGATATATTTAGTACTTGTTAAAATGTCTGTACAATAGAGGAGAATATTTATGCATCATAATAGAAACAAATATCTCTTAGCTTCTCAAGAAGCCTGAAAAAGGAGATGAACTGGCCAgtgaaaagcacaaagaaaaaggTGATGAAGCTGacactgaggaaaacaaatggGATAAGTCACCTGGATCTGGGAGTATAAAATGCAAATCTTTGGAGAGTTCATTAAAAGAACTTAAGGAAAAGTAAGTAATATTTATCTTTTGGTCTTTAATTTAGATgttaaatgctttctttgcaaGGCTTAAATGTAAGTGGTGTATTGATGAGATATTCTGTCACCAAAGAACCAGTTTCATTCTGTGTGTGAGTACatctcttttcctgttgttttggTAGAAGGTGTTTTGTAACAATTTACTGACCTGGTGGCAATATTAGTGGATGCAATTTGTTATTAGTGAAATGCTATGAAATCCCAGATTTAAAGGATTTCTGCATGAAAATTCAAGTCATTCAagtaattttgttgttgttttaccTGTTCTCCATCAAGAGCTCAGGTAAGGCTCTTCTTCCATTACTCATGGCAACGACTAAATTGGCCACAATGCCATACTTTTCCTTCACACATGGGCTGGCTGCAATAAACATATAAATGTATTAGGTAAGTGGGGCaatgacaaaataaatgagTGAAAGCCTTATGATAGATACATGCAGTAGGCTGTCTCTGTCTGCCACTACCTTTTTTGTGTTACATTTACAGTGGTAGGAGCAAGAGGCATATCTCAGTTCTGTTACTGCTGTAGCCTAGAAATGACTCATCTTAGAAGTGTTTTCAGCAgttgtttctctttcttgtcCTTTGGCATGTAAGTCTCATCACTAGCAGGATTTACTCCTAAGATATGTAAGATAaataactaagaaaaatatgtatgttcTGAATGTTCCTGAAAACTTCCATGTCCCattgaaactgaaaatattcagcaaCTTCTTTGTTGATGTCttcaagaaaggaaacagaacaggCTCAAAGAAACACTTGCATTGGCAGAATCAGTTGTTTGCTACTCATAGAATATTTcaggttggaatggacctttaagatcatcgagtcctaacccagcactgccaaactGCCCTTATAAACTATGTCCTTAATTGCCATgtctacatgtcttttaaatacttctgggGATGCTGAACCCACTGCTTCCCTGGCTTTCTATGGATTAAACTTTTGGTGGTGCCATGTAACATTGTTTGCTATTGATCCTGTAAGTTTAATAAGGTATTAATGTAGATTTTGCTCATGTAAAACAGAATCCATTTGGCTGCAAACAGTACAGTAAGCATTACCTTGTGTTTCCATGTGCTGATTTCATCTTGACCTTTGGTTGGTAGAGATAGCAAGCTATGAGCTATTTCAGCTGGATTGAGATTTAAAGTTGAAACTACTTTGTCACTGACTCAGAAGTGGGCAATTAGCTGGAGCTGCAAAGTCTACCTGCAGGAGACTGAATTGCCTGTTTGAAACCACGTCAAAGGTTTGGTAGCACTAGCTTCCTACCACAAATCAAAGTCTCAGTAGGTGCGTAAGTTACATGGTCAAATGCAGGTTTGAAACTATACTGAAGAGAAGTGTGCTCCCATTCCCTTTATTTCCATTCATTTCTGGTTTCTCTGACTGTGTAACTTTGTCTTCTACTTATACACTGAAATTGCTTACTCTGCCATTTACACTCTTGTCTGCCTGTTCACTGTGACAGAATCTTAGGAATCTACTTTAGCCACTCTTTGAACAGGAGTTTGTATCCCTGTCACCTGCCTGCCTTCAGACACAGCACTTCCTCCACAGCAGTAGCAGACAAAGGGAAGAGACAAGTACCAGGCAATACTACAGCAACAAATTGAGGGAGTCTTTTTGGCTCTTTGGAAGGTCATGCCCCAAGCCTTGCTAGGACTTGGAATTAGGTTCTGGAATAGCATATTaaacatgaaacaaagcaaCTAACAGCCACATACTCCTTGGGAGATAACATAGTATTTTATATAGATGTATCCATGCTACAGGTACAGGATCTGTGTAATTGAGGTTGGTTCAGGTGTCTGTGACAGCTGGGACGTTGCTTCCACTTGGTGAATGTGTTGTGCTGACACAACTTCAGTCTGGCAAAATGCTAAATACCTTACCTCTTATTCAAGTTCTGCTCTGACTTTCAGCTCTTCCTGAGATGGGGACCCTCTTTTGGCAGCCCCATTAATACCCAAGTTCATGACAGATATTaacaattttcacattttgtatgaaaaaaaaaagttatatatatagatacacttttatttgtattaaataattctaaatgAGAATCATATCACTGTTTGATCACtacaccattaaaaaaatctccatccTCTCTGATTCTATCTGCAGTTTCCCAGAATATGAGGAGACTGTCAAAAGTAACTTGCTGTTTcaattttaagtatttatacatatgtaataaaaaaaaaccctgcctgtATTTGTTCCTTTTGAAGTTCAGTATATTTTGTAATCTTTCTTCATTATTTGCAGTTTGGCCATATGAGAGAAACACCTATTTACTGAACTGGAACAATGAAGTGAATAAGAGAGCTGAGTATTTTATGAGGCAGGCAGCAAAATGTTGCCAATAGTCTTTATAATAGAAACCATTTATAGCATAGCAGAAATTAAGTATCAGGTTGTGGTAAAGTAGTGGTCtttgccaaaataaaatatgcaaaggCAGGCTAGATTACTTTGAGACACAATAAACAAAATCCTGGAacataagaatttattttcacaaatgtCTTCTGCAAGTTATGATGtcagtaaataatttttgttataCAGAGACATAAAATTGATACATGATACCTGCACAGTTCCTTCAGATCCtgaatgtttctgtttcagGGAATACTTACTTGCATGACTCATCTCAACACCAGGCTACAAGAGCTAATAATGCAGCATGTGTTAATGTGAGGAGCTATTGATAGGATTTCAGAGAGGGATGGAAGGTGAAGAATGGGTCTTCCACAACAGTCACACAAAAGCTTGGTAAAGCTTTGTCTGCTATTCTGAACTGAATGCATGGTCAAGGGCTGGACATGCATGGGTGAGACATTCAGCACATAAACCCTTCATAATGAGAAGAAAACCTTGCCATATGGCTTACCTACACACTACTGAAGTCAAAGGAGGGGTtcaacttgtattttttttgtatctgcTCCATTTTACTGTTAATTgcttggattttctttctttttatacaTACTCATAGGTCACAAAATGATAGTGACAAAGAGCAAAGAGATTTGGAGAGAAGATTTCGAGAAAAAGAACCTGAAAGACAAAGGTATCGATTGGATGATGGCAGAAAGCATAGAACTCACTATGAGTTTGACAAGTTTATGAGGAGGAGTGAAGAAGAGCTGAAATGGGGGAAAGGATACAACCaagacaaaggaaagaaagggaactACAACTACAGCTTCACTGTGGAGGCAGTAGACAAACTGGGTAAAGAGGACAAGTGTGATGACATGGCATCCAAAAAGGAGCGCATAAGAAATAAGGTTCTTTTATTCATTTAGGATAATCTTTCATTAGCTAAATATGGTTCAAGATCACAGGTTTTAGCTTCTGCAAATTCAGCATAAAGAGActttatgtctttttctttgaatatctttttcaaaataattctttatctCATTTTCAGTAAAACCCAGATTTTTTCTGGGTTGTTGTCAAATGACAATAGCAGTTAAAATAAGTTAAAGTTACAGGCTCATTTATATTCACAATGTATAGAAGACTTTCTGTCGTCATTTCAACCCTGTCATTTAAAGTATACTATTCTTGGAAGCCTTACATTTTAtaagtgtattaaaaaaatgttacacaTTTGATCtgtaatgaaatttaaaaactgtGGTGTGttagtcttttaaaaatgtacttccATTACTctcataaaataattatattatgGATTTGCTAGGCATTGCTTGGTAGAGCAACAGTAAGGACTTCAATAAATAGCTAATTCAGAGAGCATGAATGTATGGATTCTTCAGTATTGCGTACCTGCCAGTATGAAAAGGCCATCATTTCATCAGGATAAATCTATCCTTATAGCTGTTTTCAGGGGAAGAGCAGATGCAAAACCAGTGTGAGCAGGGCCTGTATCAGGGTGTGTAGCAGAGCTGTCCCTTATTGTCCTCCAGAGATATGGGTATCGTTTTTCTCAGGCTGGCTGATTTCACGGATGTGCCAGAGTCTTTTCAGGATGTGGCTCTCTTTGTCAGCcccattctctctctctctcttgtgATCCTAAATTTTCCACAAAAGATGACCAAAACACTGTTAGCGTAGAAATTTATTCTTCATGTGAAACTCTTCTTTCAAAGCAAGTGACTAATCTGTACTATGGGCTAGGGCTGAAAAAGAGTAAACTGGTCCCATGCAGCGTGAGTCTGCATGGAGTGTGTAGGGAGCAAGTTCAGGTGGACTCACTGTGCATGTCAAGGAAGTCATCTTGAGCAAACACAGAGAGCGTGGTGTGCTCTGGGGTTTATTTTATGCAAAGGTCAGCTGGGCAGGATGGCTAAGATTTATCTGCATTTACACATTAGCCACTTTCCTCATCAGTGGCTCTACATTCTTCTGCAGAACAGTCAGAAAAATGGCTAGTTCAGAAATGGGAagatgggaaaaatattttttgattctTGCTGTGCTCTTCTTGAAATCTGTCAAATCGATCTCCAACCTTGGAACTGCATGGTGGGTCTTGGGGGACTTTTGGCAAGTGTTAAGAAGCtacctgctttttatttttttgcatcatGCTTCTGGTAGCTTGCTGAGTCTCTGGATTAGACCACATTTAAGACTAAAATGCTAGATTTGTTCCCTGAAACAATAAGCGCCATCAGTAAGGTATTTTGCAGTGTGGTGACTTTTTTCTTTAGAGTATTTATCACATAGGTGAGATTAGGGGCTCAGTTTTACAACTTAGGTATAGCACTGACAATGGCAACACAAATTTTTAGTCAGAGATGGAACCCTTTTCTGAAGTTTGTAGGAATTAAttagaaaatgggaaaatttcaGTGTAAGTAACGTGATAGTTTTTATGCA
This genomic interval carries:
- the UPF3A gene encoding regulator of nonsense transcripts 3A isoform X2 → MIILSFALLIPGLEYPAVVEFAPFQKISKKKLKKKDAKAGSIEDDPEYRKFLDNYCADEEKICANPEILLGEIEAKTRELIARRTTPLLEYIKNRKLEKQRIREEKREERRRRELEKKRLREEEKRKRREEERRKRKEVEKQKKISEKEIRIKLLKKPEKGDELASEKHKEKGDEADTEENKWDKSPGSGSIKCKSLESSLKELKEKSQNDSDKEQRDLERRFREKEPERQRYRLDDGRKHRTHYEFDKFMRRSEEELKWGKGYNQDKGKKGNYNYSFTVEAVDKLGKEDKCDDMASKKERIRNKDRPAMQLYQPGARIRTHVGPTSKTYDCSGKSFEDALDKKCEADNLAGGSSEKVEETD